DNA from Candidatus Dormiibacterota bacterium:
TCGGTCCTCTCCAAGAAAATTACACGATGACTATAACATCAGGCTGCCCGGGACGGGCGGGTTCAGGGGATTCGGGCACCGGTGCGGGGCCTTCGGGAAGCCCTGCGCCGGCTCCTGCGCGGTCCGGCGCGGGCCGCCGCCGGGGAGGGACTGAAAGAAGAAGCCGCGAGCGCCGTTATCACTACCAGGAAGGATGCCCAGTGCATGCCATGGCAGCAGGGTTCTCTCCGGGAGATGAGATACAGATGGCCACGGTGGGCATCCGCGAGGCGGCACGACTGCTTGGTGTCAGCACCGACACGATCCGGCGGCGGATCGAGCGTCGTGACCTGCCCGCGCACAAGGATGCGAGTGGTCGCTGGCTGATCGACCTCGACGACTCGCTGGTGGTACCGGCCGCTCCAGCTGCGACCGAGCTGATGACCAGCGACCGCGAGGAGCTGATCCGGCTCCGCGCCGAGAAGCATGCGCTGCAGATGCTCCTCGAGGAGGTGCGCACCTCGCGCGACCGCACCGTCGAGGCCGAGGCCGAGCTGCGGCGCATCATCGCCATGCTCACCCTGAGGCGCCCGGGCATCACCGGCCCCGAGGGCGAGCAGGAGACCGTGGACGCTCCCGAGCCGCCGCGCCGCTGGTGGCAGCGGCGCCGCCCCGACCTCGAGCTCCGGCCCGAGGACGACTCGCAGGATTCCGGCTCCGCGGGCTGACCGGCGGCACCCCCCGGCCGATCCGGGCTGATCGGGGGTGACCCACCGCACCGGCCATCGACACATGTCGCATGGGCAGGTCATGGGCATGCCCATGGGCGGATGCGCGACCTTGCGCACGTTTGCGTGTATACTCGGAAACCTCTGAACTTTGTTCCCCCCCCTCTCGGGGCGTCCCTGGTTTCCGGGGGCGCCCTTTTTTACGTCATCTGACGCAAACGCATCGGCATGCGTACGCACGGATGACGAGAGTCAGCCCGGGGCGGGCTCCTCCGCCGCCGCGCCGTGGCGTCCGGCACCGCCGCTGAAGCGCGCCGCGCCGCGACCCGTCTCCCCCGAGCGCACCACCTCGATGCCGTGGCGGAACTCGTTGCCGAGGGCGCCGTCGAGGTCGAGCGACCACTGTTCGAGCGTGCTGAGACGGTCGGACCGCATGCAGCGCTGGGGCAGTCCGGCGAGCTCGCGGGCGAGGCCGGCGGCGGCGGCGAGCGCCGTCCCCGCCGGCACCAACCGGTCGGCCAGCCCCCAGGCGTGGGCCTCGGCGGCTGCCACCGGCCGGCCGGTCAGGATCATGTCGAGCGCTCGCCCCTGGCCGACGATGCGGGGCAGCCGCACCGTGCCGCCGTCGATGAGCGGCACCCCCCAGCGGCGGCAGAACACCCCGAACACCGCGGTCTCGGAGGCCACCCGGAGGTCGCACCACAGCGCCAGCTCCAGGCCGCCGGCGACCGCGTGCCCCTCGACCGCGGCGATCACCGGCTTGCCGAGGTGGATGCGGGCGAGCCCGAGGGGGGCGTCGCCGTCCGCGGTCAGCCGGTTCATGCGGTCCCCGCCGCCGGAGATGGCGTGGAGGTCGGCGCCGGCGCAGAAGGTTCCCTCCGCACCGGTGAGCACTGCGACGCTGCGCTCGGGGTCGGCGTCGAAGGCGCGGAAGGCGGCCGCGAGCGCCTCCGCGGTGGGGCGGTCGACGGCGTTGCGCACCTCCGCGCGGTCGATGGTGACCACGGTCACGGGCCCGTCGTGCTCGACCCGGATCCCGCTCATCCGGCCGCTCCCGCCGCGCCCAGCCCGAAGGCGTCCTCGACGGCGCGGACGATGCCCACGTAGCCGGTGCAGCGGCAGAGGTGGCCGCCGAGGCAGTCCATGATCTCCTCCCGGGTCACCTCCCCCCGCCGCGGCCACAGCTCGGCGAGCGACATCAGGATGCCGGCGGTGCAGAAGCCGCACTGCAGGCCGTGGTGGCGGTGGAGGGCGTCCTGCAGGGGGTGGAGCTCGCCGCCGGCGGCGAGGGCCTCGACGGTGGTCACCTCCGACCCCTCGGCCTGGACGGCGAGCAGCAGGCAGGACCGCACCGCCACCCCGTCGAGCAGGACGGTGCAGGCGCCGCAGACGCCGTGCTCGCAGCCCAGGTGGGTGCCGGTGAGCAGGGCGCGCTCGCGGACGAAGTCGGCGAGGGTGGTCCGCGGCTCCACCGCGGCCGCGACCGACCGGCCGTTCACCGAGAGCCGCACCTCTCTCATGCGGCCGCCGCCCCCAGCTGGGCGAGGGCGCGCCGGGCGACCACGCCGACGAGGTGGCGGCGGTAGGCGGCGCCGCCGTGGAGGTCGCCCACCGGGGCGGCGGCATCCACGGCGCGGTCGACCAGCCCGGCGGCGGCCCCCTCGACCCGGTAGGTGCGGGGGCCGGCGCCGAACACCGCCACCCGTCCCCGCTCGCCGGTCGCGTCGAGACCGGCGACCACCCCGGCGAGGGCGAAGTCCCCGGCCCGCCGGGCCACCTCGAGGACCCGCCAGCGCCACCCCTCGGGCGGGCGCAGCCGGAGCGCGACCGCCAGCTCGTCGGGCTCGACGGTGGTCGTGAACGGACCGGTGAGCAGATCGTCGACGGCAACCTCGCGGGTGCCCCGCACCGAGCGCAGCTCGAGGCTGCCGTCGAGGGCGATCGCCAGCGCGCACATCTCGGCGGCGGGGTCGGCGTGGCACACGCTGCCCACCACCGTGCCGCGGTTGCGGATGGCGGGATGGCCGACCATCCCCAGCGCCTCGCCGAGCACCCCGAGCAGCCCGGCCCGCTCGACCTCGCGCTGGCGGGCCAGGGCGCCGACGCGGAGCCCGCCCCCGTCCTCTCGCCGCACCCCGCCGAGCTCGGTGCCGAGCCGGTTGAGGTCGACGAGCAGGCCGGGCCGGGCCAGCCGGAAGGCGAGCAGGGGCATCAGGCTCTGGCCTCCGGCGAGCACCTTGGCCTCGTCACCGGCCTCGCCCAGCAGGGCGACGGCCTCCTCGACGCTGGCCGGGGCGACGTGCTCGAGCGGCGGCGGCTTCAGCTCAGCGGCCCTCGTACTCGGGCTCGCGCCGCTCGAAGAACGAGGTGACCCCCTCGTGGTAGTCGTGGGTGCTGCGCAGCATCGCGTAGGCCTTGCGCTCGATCTCCATGGCGGCGCGCAGGTTGGTGTCCATGCCGTGGTTGAGCGCCGACTTCAGCGTCGCCAGCGCCAGCGGCGAGCGGGCGGCGAGCTCGTCGGCGATGCGCATCGCCGCGGTCTGCAGCTCCTCGGGCGCCGTCACCTCGCAGACCAGCCCGCAGTGCAGCGCCTCCTCGGCGAGCATCCGCCGGCCGCGCAGGATCATCTCCCGCGCCCGCGACCAGCCGATCAGCCGGGGCAGCCGCTGGCTGCCGCCCGAGCCCGGCATCTGCC
Protein-coding regions in this window:
- a CDS encoding crotonase/enoyl-CoA hydratase family protein — protein: MSGIRVEHDGPVTVVTIDRAEVRNAVDRPTAEALAAAFRAFDADPERSVAVLTGAEGTFCAGADLHAISGGGDRMNRLTADGDAPLGLARIHLGKPVIAAVEGHAVAGGLELALWCDLRVASETAVFGVFCRRWGVPLIDGGTVRLPRIVGQGRALDMILTGRPVAAAEAHAWGLADRLVPAGTALAAAAGLARELAGLPQRCMRSDRLSTLEQWSLDLDGALGNEFRHGIEVVRSGETGRGAARFSGGAGRHGAAAEEPAPG
- a CDS encoding (2Fe-2S)-binding protein encodes the protein MREVRLSVNGRSVAAAVEPRTTLADFVRERALLTGTHLGCEHGVCGACTVLLDGVAVRSCLLLAVQAEGSEVTTVEALAAGGELHPLQDALHRHHGLQCGFCTAGILMSLAELWPRRGEVTREEIMDCLGGHLCRCTGYVGIVRAVEDAFGLGAAGAAG
- a CDS encoding FAD binding domain-containing protein, whose protein sequence is MKPPPLEHVAPASVEEAVALLGEAGDEAKVLAGGQSLMPLLAFRLARPGLLVDLNRLGTELGGVRREDGGGLRVGALARQREVERAGLLGVLGEALGMVGHPAIRNRGTVVGSVCHADPAAEMCALAIALDGSLELRSVRGTREVAVDDLLTGPFTTTVEPDELAVALRLRPPEGWRWRVLEVARRAGDFALAGVVAGLDATGERGRVAVFGAGPRTYRVEGAAAGLVDRAVDAAAPVGDLHGGAAYRRHLVGVVARRALAQLGAAAA
- a CDS encoding helix-turn-helix domain-containing protein gives rise to the protein MATVGIREAARLLGVSTDTIRRRIERRDLPAHKDASGRWLIDLDDSLVVPAAPAATELMTSDREELIRLRAEKHALQMLLEEVRTSRDRTVEAEAELRRIIAMLTLRRPGITGPEGEQETVDAPEPPRRWWQRRRPDLELRPEDDSQDSGSAG